Proteins encoded within one genomic window of Bos mutus isolate GX-2022 chromosome 9, NWIPB_WYAK_1.1, whole genome shotgun sequence:
- the GJA10 gene encoding gap junction alpha-10 protein has protein sequence MGDWNLLGGILEDVHSHSTMVGKIWLTILFIFRMLILGVAAEDVWDDEQSAFACNTQQPGCNTVCYDTAFPISLIRFWVLQIIFVSSPSLVYMGHALYRLRAFEKERQRKKSQLRAQMENPELELEDQQRMDRELRKLEEQKRIQKVPLKGCLLRTYVLHVLTRSVLEVGFMVGQYILYGFQMHPLYKCTQPPCPNAVDCFVSRPTEKTIFMLFMHSIAAISLFLNILEIFHLGIKKIMRALYDKSSSEGIEDERRLPFHLKKYSVTQECMTCSPFPEKISLLQANNQQQVIRVNVPNSKTTWHIPQARQLDVDPCYSKKDWAEKNQHNGQLHVHSPCPWDDSARIQHPGQQPDHSLFGLQNIRPHSWLGTKMAPRHCPSHTTGPWEQSQDLQPSGEPLADLHSHCRHSDGSMTDSRVQEARDRSYPGSRKASFLSRLFSEKGQLYSDSGSSTSRNSSCQGFPHRENSPSLLPAAPGRRTSMNMLLELSSIMKK, from the exons ATGGGGGATTGGAATTTATTGGGTGGCATCTTAGAGGACGTTCACTCCCACTCAACCATGGTGGGGAAAATCTGGCTGACCATCCTCTTCATTTTCCGAATGCTGATACTTGGTGTGGCTGCTGAAGATGTCTGGGATGATGAACAGTCAGCATTTGCCTGCAACACCCAGCAGCCAGGTTGCAACACTGTGTGTTATGATACTGCTTTCCCTATCTCCTTGATCAGGTTCTGGGTTTTACAGATCATTTTTGTGTCTTCTCCCTCTCTAGTATATATGGGCCATGCACTGTATAGACTCAGGGCCTTTgaaaaggaaaggcagaggaagaagtcACAGCTTAGAGCCCAGATGGAGAATCCAGAGCTTGAACTGGAGGATCAGCAAAGGATGGAtagagaactgaggaaattaGAGGAGCAGAAGAGGATCCAAAAAGTCCCATTGAAAGGATGTCTGCTGCGTACTTATGTCTTACATGTCTTGACCAGATCTGTGCTGGAAGTAGGGTTCATGGTAGGCCAATATATTCTCTATGGGTTTCAAATGCACCCTCTTTACAAATGTACTCAACCTCCTTGCCCCAATGCAGTGGATTGCTTTGTGTCCAGGCCCACAGAGAAGACCATTTTCATGCTCTTTATGCATAGCATTGCAGCCATCTCTTTGTTTCTCAACATACTGGAAATATTTCATCTGGGCATCAAGAAAATCATGAGGGCACTTTATGACAAATCAAGCAGTGAGGGCATTGAGGATGAAAGGAGACTTCCGttccatttgaaaaaatattcgGTGACCCAGGAGTGTATGACTTGCTCTCCCTTCCCTGAAAAAATCTCCCTACTTCAAGCCAACAATCAACAGCAAGTAATCCGAGTCAATGTGCCGAATTCTAAAACCACATGGCATATCCCACAGGCCAGGCAACTTGATGTAGACCCTTGCTATAGTAAAAAAGACTGGGCTGAGAAGAATCAGCACAACGGACAGCTCCATGTCCACAGCCCATGTCCCTGGGACGACAGTGCTAGAATTCAGCACCCAGGACAGCAGCCAGACCATTCTTTATTTGGCTTGCAGAATATAAGACCTCACTCCTGGCTAGGTACAAAGATGGCTCCTAGGCATTGTCCATCACATACAACAGGACCCTGGGAGCAGTCCCAGGACCTACAACCCTCAGGGGAACCTCTTGCAGACTTGCACAGTCACTGCAGACACAGCGATGGCAGCATGACAGACAGCAGGGTCCAAGAGGCAAGAGACAGATCTTACCCTGGCAGTCGCAAGGCCAGTTTCCTGTCCAGACTGTTTTCTGAAAAGGGACAGCTGTACAGTGACTCAGGAAGCTCCACTTCTCGAAATAGCTCTTGCCAGGGCTTTCCACACCGGGAAAACAGCCCCTCACTTCTGCCTGCAGCCCCTGGGCGAAGAACATCCATG AACATGCTTCTAGAACTTTCAtctattatgaaaaaataa